In Paramisgurnus dabryanus chromosome 14, PD_genome_1.1, whole genome shotgun sequence, one genomic interval encodes:
- the rhol gene encoding rhodopsin, like, producing the protein MNGTEGPDFYVPMSNVTGVVRSPYEYPQFYLASPWAFYCIAAYMAFLIITCIPVNFLTLYVTVKNTKLRTPLNYILLNLAVADLFMVFGGFTTTLYTSMHGYFVLGRGGCNLEGLFATLGGEIALWSLVVLAFERWVVVCKPFTKFRFGQVHATFGVALTWIMACSCAIPPLVGWSRYIPEGLQCSCGVDYYTLNPETENESFVIYMFIVHFSIPLIIITFCYGRLLCTVKVAAAQQQESETTQRAEREVTRMVVIMVISFLTCWLPYASVAWYIFTHQGSAFGPVFMTIPAFFAKSSALYNPLIYVCMNKQFRHSILLTVLGKDPFQEDEDTSTSSSKTDKSAVSSSSASTA; encoded by the coding sequence ATGAACGGAACAGAAGGCCCAGACTTTTATGTTCCCATGTCCAATGTGACCGGCGTGGTACGCAGCCCGTACGAGTACCCGCAGTTCTATTTAGCATCACCGTGGGCTTTCTACTGCATTGCTGCTTATATGGCCTTTCTCATCATTACCTGCATCCCTGTGAATTTCCTCACGTTGTACGTGACcgtcaaaaacacaaaactccGGACACCTCTGAATTACATCCTTCTCAACCTGGCTGTTGCCGACCTCTTTATGGTGTTTGGAGGATTCACCACAACGCTCTACACGTCCATGCATGGATATTTTGTCCTGGGTCGTGGGGGATGCAACCTGGAGGGACTCTTTGCAACGCTCGGCGGTGAGATTGCACTGTGGTCGCTCGTGGTCTTGGCTTTTGAGAGGTGGGTGGTGGTCTGCAAGCCCTTCACGAAATTCCGCTTCGGGCAGGTCCATGCCACCTTCGGCGTCGCCTTAACTTGGATAATGGCCTGTTCTTGTGCCATACCCCCTCTCGTCGGATGGTCTCGTTATATCCCTGAGGGTTTGCAGTGTTCGTGTGGGGTGGATTATTATACGTTAAATCCTGAAACTGAAAACGAGTCTTTTGTCATCTACATGTTCATCGTTCACTTCTCAATTCCTCTTATCATTATTACGTTCTGCTATGGCCGCTTGCTCTGCACAGTCAAGGTGGCAGCCGCCCAGCAGCAGGAATCTGAGACTACCCAGAGAGCGGAGCGTGAGGTTACCCGTATGGTCGTCATCATGGTTATCTCATTTCTAACATGTTGGCTACCCTATGCCAGCGTCGCTTGGTACATCTTCACCCATCAAGGCAGTGCATTTGGCCCCGTCTTTATGACCATCCCAGCATTCTTCGCCAAAAGCTCCGCGCTCTACAACCCACTCATTTACGTCTGTATGAACAAACAGTTTCGTCACTCTATACTATTAACTGTGCTTGGTAAAGATCCTTTCCAGGAAGATGAAGACACTTCCACCTCTTCCTCCAAGACCGATAAATCAGCCGTGTCCTCCAGCTCGGCATCCACTGCCTGA